In Deltaproteobacteria bacterium, the following are encoded in one genomic region:
- a CDS encoding NADH-quinone oxidoreductase subunit M codes for MDNILTYMTFIPLAGAILILMLPSAAHNLIRWTAAAVTVPPLLMAVWLFNNFDRSKPGFQFVEDYYWIPTYNISYIMGVDGVSISMVLLTALLSFICIFASFGIEKAVKGYFALFLMLDAGMMGVFCALDFFLFYIFWEVMLLPMYFLIGIWGGPRREYAAIKFFLYTLFGSVLMLLAILALYFTVEPHTFDMRVMMANASQYGTKPLGVWPFDQWGWGFQHVIWMALFIGFAIKIPAFPFHTWLPDAHVEAPTAISVILAGVLLKMGTYGILRTNFPMLPVATADMAYWFLGALGAWNIIYGAFCAMAQKDLKKLVAYSSVSHMGYVMLGMASMTSQGINGAVLQMFNHGTITGMLFLLVGVIYDRAHHRDIEGFGGVAAIMPVYTGATALAFFASMGLPGLSGFISEVLVLLGTWQKYPGLTILGASGVVLTAGYLLWTIQRVYLGPPNEKYLKMPEINGREIFTLVPLGIIVIVVGIYPTVVLDLLKASLDNLNSLIVPHLRS; via the coding sequence ATGGACAACATCCTCACCTACATGACTTTCATCCCGCTGGCGGGAGCGATCTTGATTCTCATGCTGCCCAGCGCGGCGCACAATCTGATTCGCTGGACCGCCGCCGCCGTCACTGTGCCGCCGCTCTTAATGGCAGTGTGGCTGTTCAATAATTTCGATCGCAGCAAGCCGGGTTTCCAGTTCGTCGAAGACTACTATTGGATCCCTACTTACAACATCAGTTACATTATGGGCGTCGACGGCGTGAGCATCTCGATGGTTTTATTGACCGCGTTGTTAAGCTTTATCTGCATCTTTGCTTCCTTTGGCATCGAAAAGGCCGTCAAGGGCTACTTCGCGCTGTTTCTCATGCTCGACGCCGGCATGATGGGCGTGTTTTGCGCGCTGGATTTCTTTTTGTTCTACATTTTTTGGGAAGTCATGCTGTTGCCGATGTATTTTCTCATCGGCATCTGGGGTGGACCGCGGCGCGAGTATGCGGCGATCAAGTTTTTCCTCTACACGTTGTTTGGCAGCGTTTTGATGCTGCTGGCGATTCTCGCGCTTTATTTCACCGTCGAACCGCACACTTTCGACATGCGCGTGATGATGGCCAACGCAAGTCAGTACGGCACCAAGCCGCTGGGAGTTTGGCCGTTCGATCAATGGGGCTGGGGCTTCCAGCATGTGATCTGGATGGCGCTCTTCATCGGCTTTGCCATCAAGATCCCGGCGTTTCCGTTTCACACTTGGCTGCCCGACGCGCACGTCGAGGCGCCGACGGCGATCTCGGTTATTCTGGCCGGCGTGCTGCTCAAGATGGGAACCTACGGCATCTTGCGCACCAACTTCCCGATGTTGCCGGTGGCCACCGCCGACATGGCCTATTGGTTCCTGGGCGCGCTGGGCGCTTGGAACATTATCTACGGCGCCTTCTGCGCCATGGCGCAAAAGGATTTGAAGAAACTGGTGGCTTACTCCAGCGTCAGTCACATGGGCTACGTCATGCTCGGCATGGCGAGCATGACCAGCCAGGGCATCAACGGCGCGGTGCTGCAGATGTTCAACCACGGCACCATCACCGGCATGCTGTTCCTGTTGGTCGGTGTGATCTACGACCGCGCGCATCATCGGGACATCGAAGGCTTCGGCGGCGTGGCAGCGATCATGCCAGTGTACACCGGCGCGACGGCGTTGGCATTCTTCGCGTCCATGGGCTTGCCGGGTCTCTCCGGGTTTATCTCGGAGGTGCTCGTCTTGCTGGGCACCTGGCAGAAGTATCCGGGACTGACGATTTTGGGCGCCAGCGGCGTTGTTCTCACGGCGGGCTATCTGCTGTGGACCATTCAGCGCGTCTACCTGGGACCGCCCAACGAAAAATATTTGAAGATGCCGGAAATCAACGGCCGCGAAATTTTCACGCTGGTGCCGCTGGGCATCATCGTTATCGTCGTTGGCATTTATCCGACGGTGGTCCTCGATCTCCTTAAAGCATCGCTGGATAACCTGAACTCACTGATCGTGCCGCACCTGCGCAGCTAG